The following proteins are encoded in a genomic region of Xanthomonas cassavae CFBP 4642:
- a CDS encoding YkgJ family cysteine cluster protein has product MVQRHPGSGVPSLYLAFSIKTLCERCDAVCCRLTVMVDPSDRIPHHLTSVTPEGWHVMARDAEGWCVAIDAARMCCSIYDTRPAICRRFVMSGPYCRDVRATYDDQRRRGIPLTLYNA; this is encoded by the coding sequence ATGGTGCAGAGGCACCCGGGCTCCGGGGTGCCCTCACTCTACCTGGCCTTTTCCATCAAGACTCTCTGCGAACGCTGCGACGCCGTCTGTTGCCGGCTCACTGTTATGGTCGATCCATCCGACCGCATCCCACACCATCTGACCAGCGTGACGCCGGAAGGCTGGCACGTGATGGCGCGCGACGCGGAAGGCTGGTGCGTGGCCATCGATGCGGCACGCATGTGTTGCTCGATCTACGACACGCGGCCGGCGATCTGCCGGCGTTTCGTCATGTCCGGCCCGTATTGCCGCGACGTGCGTGCTACCTACGACGATCAACGTCGGCGGGGCATTCCCTTGACGCTGTACAACGCATGA
- a CDS encoding OmpA family protein, with the protein MSDEIDIDGESGTPIWAAFGDLMSVLLGAFVLILVGVIGVQLQLSSRLDEAVKQQQAEAQRRKTLEQALAAPLAAGRVTLVDGRIGIRGNVLFAFNSDELQPEGREVLKSLAAPLAHYLAAREEILMVSGFTDDRPVLGGNRRYADNWELSAQRALTVTRALIAEGVPAASVFAAAFGSQQPVDSNADEARRAKNRRVEIAPIARPSPKRHDAPAPAAAPR; encoded by the coding sequence ATGAGCGACGAGATCGACATCGACGGCGAATCGGGCACCCCGATCTGGGCCGCGTTCGGCGACCTGATGTCGGTACTGCTGGGCGCCTTCGTCTTGATCCTGGTCGGCGTGATCGGCGTGCAGCTGCAGCTGTCCAGCCGCCTGGACGAGGCGGTCAAGCAGCAGCAGGCCGAGGCGCAGCGCCGCAAGACGCTGGAGCAGGCGCTGGCCGCGCCGCTGGCAGCCGGCCGCGTGACCCTGGTCGATGGCCGCATCGGCATCCGCGGCAATGTGCTGTTCGCCTTCAACTCAGACGAACTGCAGCCGGAAGGCCGCGAGGTGTTGAAGTCGTTGGCTGCGCCGCTGGCGCACTACCTGGCCGCGCGCGAGGAGATCCTGATGGTGAGCGGATTCACCGACGACCGCCCGGTGCTGGGCGGCAATCGCCGCTACGCCGACAACTGGGAGCTGTCCGCGCAACGCGCGCTGACCGTGACCCGCGCGTTGATCGCTGAAGGCGTCCCCGCCGCCTCGGTGTTCGCTGCCGCCTTCGGTTCACAGCAACCGGTGGATTCCAACGCCGACGAAGCGCGCCGGGCCAAGAACCGCCGGGTGGAGATCGCACCGATCGCGCGTCCATCCCCCAAGCGCCACGACGCGCCTGCACCGGCCGCAGCGCCACGATGA
- a CDS encoding DUF4142 domain-containing protein yields the protein MGLFRLVTAGAVGYVAYKAWQRRQEQPTQAPRTQDVLLQDRQDVAARGTTPPHGDPLRNTDGASAERNQALAALAIFNEQERTLAQLAVVKGVDGPLLEFARKMDQVHSAALTDLSRFAPDRTGARAQAEAARSEGTRKQLEQYHGQAFQTQYLQASVASHGRALSQIDTQLSSEPGSSDLGKELQRMRATIAEHLEHAKTLRAKQSQPH from the coding sequence ATGGGACTTTTCAGACTGGTGACTGCGGGTGCGGTGGGCTACGTCGCCTACAAGGCGTGGCAGCGTCGCCAGGAGCAGCCCACCCAGGCGCCCCGCACCCAGGACGTGTTGCTGCAGGATCGCCAGGACGTCGCTGCCCGCGGTACGACGCCACCGCATGGCGACCCACTGCGGAACACAGACGGTGCATCTGCCGAACGCAATCAGGCACTTGCTGCACTAGCGATCTTCAACGAGCAGGAGCGCACCCTGGCGCAGTTGGCGGTAGTCAAGGGCGTGGACGGTCCACTGCTGGAATTCGCCCGCAAGATGGACCAGGTACACAGCGCCGCGTTGACCGACCTCAGCCGCTTTGCGCCTGATCGTACCGGCGCGCGGGCCCAGGCTGAAGCGGCCCGCTCGGAAGGTACGCGCAAACAGCTTGAGCAGTACCACGGCCAGGCGTTCCAGACCCAGTATCTGCAGGCCAGCGTCGCCAGCCACGGGCGTGCGCTCTCCCAGATCGATACGCAGCTCAGCAGCGAGCCGGGCTCCAGCGATCTTGGCAAGGAGCTGCAGCGTATGCGCGCAACGATTGCCGAGCATCTGGAGCATGCGAAGACCCTGCGCGCGAAGCAGAGCCAGCCGCACTAA
- a CDS encoding DUF6766 family protein has translation MFLRRNGLSLCLLALTLLLICAQVYAGLHAYNHALAEQRLPTLQLAAYLRSPHFMSALFENWESEFLQMGMYVLLTVRLRQAGSAESRPLDPEDAHDRICPGTTPWPVRAGGWWLRLYEHSLAIAFGVLFLMSFVLHLIGSWRLELLERTQKGLPPISVLDHLTDAGFWFESMQNWQSEFLAVFALVVLTIWLRQKGSPQSKPVQAPHSQTGG, from the coding sequence ATGTTCCTGCGCCGCAATGGGCTGTCGTTGTGCCTGCTCGCGCTGACCCTGTTGTTGATCTGTGCGCAGGTCTACGCCGGGTTGCATGCCTATAACCACGCACTCGCCGAACAGCGGCTGCCGACACTGCAACTGGCAGCGTATCTGCGAAGCCCGCACTTCATGTCGGCACTGTTCGAGAACTGGGAGAGCGAATTCCTGCAGATGGGCATGTACGTGCTGCTGACCGTCAGACTGCGTCAGGCGGGCTCGGCAGAGTCGCGCCCGCTCGATCCCGAAGATGCGCATGATCGGATTTGTCCAGGCACCACGCCCTGGCCGGTGCGTGCCGGCGGCTGGTGGTTGCGCCTTTACGAGCACTCGCTGGCGATCGCCTTCGGCGTGCTGTTCCTGATGAGCTTCGTGCTGCACCTGATCGGCAGCTGGCGCCTGGAACTGCTGGAGCGCACCCAGAAAGGGCTGCCACCGATCAGCGTGCTCGACCACCTCACCGACGCCGGCTTCTGGTTCGAATCGATGCAGAACTGGCAGAGCGAGTTCCTGGCAGTGTTCGCGCTGGTCGTGCTGACCATCTGGCTGCGTCAGAAGGGCTCGCCGCAGTCCAAGCCGGTGCAGGCGCCGCATTCGCAGACCGGCGGCTGA
- a CDS encoding zinc-dependent alcohol dehydrogenase has product MLALNYHGSHDVRVETVPDPALVERDDLILRVTATAICGSDLHLYRGKIPELRQGDILGHEFMGIVEDVGPDVTAVKRGDRVVIPFVVACGQCFHCMLQEFSACETTNTGKGAALNHKDIRPPAALFGFSHLYGGLSGGQAEYVRVPKANVGPLVVPDALHDEQVLFLSDILPTGYQAVIDGGVRQGSTVAIFGAGPVGLMAAACCRMLGAERIFMVDRHTYRLDFASKAYGVIPINFDQIDDPADVIVSQTDGRGVDVSIEAVGFEAEGSTLETALTSLKLEGSSGVAIRQCIAATRRCGVVSVPGVYAGFIHAFMFGDAFDKGLSFKMGQTHVQKHMPYLLERIGNGELKPSAIISHRMSLADAARGYELFDKKQDDCRKVVLTP; this is encoded by the coding sequence ATGCTTGCCCTCAACTATCACGGCTCTCACGACGTGCGGGTCGAGACCGTTCCCGACCCGGCGCTGGTCGAACGCGACGACCTGATCCTGCGCGTGACCGCCACGGCCATCTGCGGCTCGGACCTGCATCTGTATCGCGGCAAGATTCCAGAGCTGCGGCAAGGCGACATTCTTGGTCATGAATTCATGGGCATCGTCGAGGACGTTGGCCCGGACGTGACCGCAGTGAAGCGCGGCGACCGCGTGGTGATTCCGTTCGTCGTGGCTTGCGGGCAGTGCTTCCACTGCATGCTGCAGGAGTTCTCTGCCTGCGAAACCACCAATACCGGCAAGGGCGCCGCGCTGAATCACAAGGATATTCGCCCGCCCGCAGCCCTGTTCGGCTTCAGCCACTTGTATGGCGGACTTTCTGGCGGCCAGGCCGAGTACGTCCGCGTGCCCAAGGCCAATGTCGGGCCGCTGGTAGTGCCCGACGCACTGCACGACGAGCAGGTGCTGTTCCTGTCCGACATCCTGCCAACCGGATACCAGGCGGTGATCGATGGGGGCGTCAGGCAGGGGTCCACGGTGGCTATCTTCGGCGCGGGCCCGGTCGGCCTGATGGCTGCGGCATGCTGCAGGATGCTGGGCGCGGAGCGCATCTTCATGGTCGACCGCCACACGTACCGGCTGGATTTCGCGTCCAAGGCGTATGGCGTGATCCCCATCAACTTCGACCAGATCGACGACCCGGCCGATGTGATCGTCTCGCAGACCGATGGCCGTGGCGTGGATGTCAGCATCGAGGCGGTCGGGTTCGAAGCAGAAGGCAGCACACTCGAGACCGCGCTGACCAGCCTGAAACTGGAAGGCAGCAGCGGCGTCGCCATCCGCCAGTGCATTGCAGCCACCCGGCGCTGTGGCGTGGTCAGCGTGCCTGGCGTCTATGCCGGCTTCATCCATGCCTTCATGTTTGGCGACGCGTTCGACAAGGGGCTGAGCTTCAAGATGGGTCAGACCCATGTGCAGAAACATATGCCATACTTGCTGGAGCGTATCGGCAATGGCGAGCTCAAACCCAGTGCCATCATTTCGCACCGCATGTCGCTGGCCGATGCTGCGCGCGGTTACGAACTTTTCGACAAGAAACAGGACGACTGCCGCAAGGTCGTGCTGACGCCGTAA
- a CDS encoding SDR family oxidoreductase, which translates to MPVPNYPRPPFKPQQQSFPGRTERMDPRPDHGEDSYVGHGQLKGKRALITGGDSGIGAAVAIAYAREGADVAIAYLPAEQEDAARIGALIEKAGVKALLVGCDISDEHQAQSLIDQVHGAFGGLDILVNNAAYQAYYQNFDDITLDEWRKTFDTNVHAVFNLVRLSVPLMTDGGSIINTASVQSKKPTPNILPYAATKGALANLTIGLAGVLADKHIRVNAVLPGPIWTPFIPAGMDEESVQNFGAQTPMGRPGQPVELASAYVMLAADTASYTSGTLLTIAGGAVTL; encoded by the coding sequence ATGCCCGTACCCAATTACCCGCGCCCACCCTTCAAGCCGCAACAACAAAGCTTTCCCGGCCGGACCGAGCGCATGGATCCACGCCCGGATCATGGCGAGGACAGCTATGTCGGGCACGGCCAGTTGAAAGGCAAGCGTGCACTGATCACCGGCGGCGACAGCGGCATCGGTGCCGCGGTGGCGATCGCGTATGCACGCGAAGGTGCGGACGTGGCTATTGCTTACCTGCCCGCCGAGCAGGAAGACGCCGCCAGGATTGGCGCACTGATCGAAAAGGCTGGCGTCAAGGCGCTGCTGGTGGGCTGCGATATCAGCGATGAGCATCAGGCCCAATCGCTGATCGACCAAGTGCACGGCGCCTTTGGTGGTCTGGACATCCTGGTCAACAATGCCGCTTATCAAGCGTATTACCAGAACTTTGACGACATCACGCTGGACGAATGGCGCAAGACCTTCGATACCAATGTCCACGCGGTTTTTAATCTGGTGCGGTTGTCGGTGCCGCTGATGACCGATGGTGGCTCCATCATCAATACCGCCTCGGTGCAATCCAAGAAGCCGACGCCGAATATCCTGCCCTACGCCGCCACCAAGGGGGCGCTGGCCAATCTGACCATCGGTCTGGCAGGCGTGCTTGCCGACAAGCACATCAGGGTCAACGCAGTGCTGCCAGGCCCAATCTGGACACCGTTCATTCCCGCAGGCATGGACGAAGAGTCCGTGCAGAACTTCGGCGCGCAAACACCGATGGGGCGTCCCGGCCAACCGGTGGAACTGGCGTCGGCCTACGTCATGCTGGCGGCCGACACCGCCAGCTACACCTCCGGCACCCTGCTGACAATTGCTGGCGGCGCAGTGACGTTGTAA
- a CDS encoding DUF3348 domain-containing protein → MAKAAPRAPFSGPAFIRLLARLSDARVAQSHHALADRLSQWIDWTRAVAVSKALDGKLPATADLPEPRPLDAHACARVRAGLATSSVADLDALVARLRADTRSAAASQEAPAPPDYAPFRQHYLAMQRGMRTATGDLRGRLRDLLVLVSADMARLAEVDAVMELTLSPREQTLLNTVPGLLGTHFERLRDAAHAPGSAAGSEAAPRAVSDGWLDIFRMDMQSVLLAELDVRFHPIEGLLAALRTR, encoded by the coding sequence ATGGCGAAAGCTGCTCCACGGGCGCCCTTCTCGGGCCCGGCGTTCATTCGCCTGCTGGCACGCCTGAGCGACGCCCGCGTCGCCCAGTCCCACCATGCGCTTGCCGACCGGCTGAGCCAGTGGATCGACTGGACGCGCGCGGTGGCCGTCTCCAAGGCGCTGGACGGCAAGCTGCCCGCCACCGCTGACCTGCCTGAGCCACGCCCACTGGATGCGCACGCGTGCGCACGCGTGCGTGCGGGTCTGGCCACCAGCAGCGTGGCCGATCTGGATGCGTTGGTCGCTCGGCTGCGGGCCGACACGCGCAGCGCTGCCGCATCGCAGGAAGCGCCCGCGCCGCCCGACTACGCCCCGTTCCGGCAGCACTATCTGGCCATGCAACGCGGCATGCGTACCGCCACCGGCGACCTGCGCGGACGGCTGCGCGACCTGCTGGTACTGGTGTCGGCCGACATGGCACGGCTGGCCGAAGTGGACGCGGTGATGGAGCTGACCTTGAGTCCCCGCGAACAGACCTTGTTGAACACCGTGCCGGGCCTGCTCGGGACGCATTTCGAACGCCTGCGCGACGCCGCGCATGCGCCTGGCTCAGCAGCCGGCAGCGAGGCCGCGCCACGCGCGGTGTCCGATGGCTGGCTGGATATCTTTCGCATGGACATGCAGAGCGTGTTGCTCGCCGAACTGGATGTTCGTTTTCACCCGATCGAAGGCCTGCTTGCAGCGCTTCGTACCCGCTAA
- a CDS encoding cytochrome ubiquinol oxidase subunit I: protein MEALLLSRIQFALVISFHVLFPAFTIGLANFLGFLEWRWLRTHDEAWKRLYFFWLRIFAVSFGMGVVSGIVMAFQFGANWPELSRIAGSVIGPLLSYEVLTAFFLEASFLGVMLFGWGRVSERLHFFATCMVAIGTLVSTFWILSSNSWLHTPQGYAMVNGIVQPASWTQIIFNPSFPYRLVHMALGSFITTCFVIGGVGAYYLRKGVHVEVAARMLRLAVAFAAIVLPIQILVGDQHGLNTLEHQPLKLAAMEAHWHRAAAGAGVPLVVFALPDAEAERNDYEVAIPRLGSLILTHSTDGDITPLTTVPRDRRPPVAPVFFAFRIMVGLGMAMLLLAWLSALAWWRGRLHAPALVLAWNAMLPAGFIALVAGWCVTEIGRQPWVIYGLLRTADAVGQQSTVTVAVSLLVYLLGYAFVFGFGIWYLTKLVRSGPQASRDGPDVAGGEHTPARPLSAATTSLEQENTPWN from the coding sequence GTGGAAGCGCTGCTGCTATCCCGTATCCAGTTCGCCTTGGTCATTTCGTTTCACGTGCTGTTCCCCGCCTTCACCATCGGGCTGGCGAACTTCCTGGGCTTTCTGGAATGGCGGTGGCTGCGCACGCACGATGAGGCCTGGAAGCGGCTGTACTTTTTCTGGCTGCGGATCTTTGCCGTCTCCTTCGGCATGGGAGTGGTCAGCGGCATCGTGATGGCTTTCCAGTTCGGCGCGAACTGGCCGGAACTCAGCCGCATCGCCGGCAGCGTGATCGGGCCGCTGTTGAGCTATGAGGTGCTCACTGCGTTCTTTCTGGAGGCCAGCTTCCTGGGGGTGATGTTGTTCGGTTGGGGCCGCGTCTCGGAACGGCTGCATTTCTTCGCCACCTGCATGGTGGCGATCGGCACGCTGGTCTCCACGTTCTGGATCCTGTCGTCCAACAGCTGGCTGCATACGCCGCAGGGCTACGCCATGGTCAACGGAATCGTGCAGCCGGCAAGCTGGACACAGATCATCTTCAACCCCTCGTTTCCGTATCGCCTGGTCCATATGGCGCTGGGTTCGTTCATCACCACCTGCTTCGTGATCGGCGGTGTGGGCGCCTATTACCTGCGCAAGGGCGTGCATGTGGAGGTGGCTGCCCGCATGTTGCGGCTGGCGGTGGCCTTTGCGGCCATCGTGTTGCCGATCCAGATCCTGGTGGGTGACCAGCACGGCTTGAACACGCTCGAACATCAGCCGCTCAAGCTGGCGGCGATGGAAGCGCACTGGCATCGCGCCGCTGCCGGTGCCGGCGTGCCGCTGGTGGTCTTTGCACTGCCCGATGCCGAGGCCGAACGCAACGACTATGAAGTGGCGATCCCGCGTCTGGGCAGCCTGATCCTGACTCACAGCACCGACGGCGATATCACGCCGTTGACCACGGTGCCGCGCGATCGGCGGCCGCCAGTGGCGCCGGTCTTCTTCGCATTCCGCATCATGGTCGGCCTGGGCATGGCGATGTTGCTGCTGGCCTGGCTTTCCGCCCTGGCGTGGTGGCGCGGACGACTGCATGCGCCGGCCCTGGTGCTGGCCTGGAATGCCATGCTGCCGGCCGGCTTCATTGCCCTGGTCGCCGGCTGGTGCGTCACCGAGATCGGCCGCCAGCCGTGGGTGATCTACGGGTTGCTGCGCACGGCCGATGCGGTGGGCCAACAATCGACGGTGACCGTTGCAGTGTCCCTGCTGGTGTATCTGCTGGGCTACGCCTTCGTGTTCGGTTTCGGCATCTGGTATCTGACCAAACTGGTGCGCAGCGGCCCGCAAGCCAGCCGCGATGGCCCGGACGTGGCCGGTGGCGAACATACGCCGGCACGCCCGTTGTCGGCCGCAACTACCTCCCTGGAACAGGAGAACACACCATGGAACTGA
- the cydB gene encoding cytochrome d ubiquinol oxidase subunit II produces the protein MELSYWLPVVWFGVIGFGVLMYVVLDGFVLGLGMLAPFARDEQEVDLMMNTAAPIWDGNETWLVLGGAGLFAAFPTAYAVILSGLYLPVLLMVMALVFRGVAFEFRFKAHRSRRLWTLSFIGGSILTAFAQGIILGALVEGMPLENGRYIGGVFGWFSPFTILTGAALVFGYALLGSTWLILKTEGRTHTLARQLTKPLVGVVVTFVVLVSAWLPFLSSHVMARWFEHGNFWWLSPIPLVTATVALALWRSSDSSRSDASPFLLALAIFVLGFIGLVLGMWPYLVPPRFTIWQAASPPSSQIFPMVGLIVLLPLVLGYTVWSYRVFRGKIAADVGYHHHH, from the coding sequence ATGGAACTGAGCTACTGGTTGCCGGTGGTGTGGTTCGGGGTGATCGGCTTCGGCGTGCTGATGTATGTGGTCCTGGATGGCTTCGTGCTCGGGCTGGGCATGCTGGCCCCGTTCGCCCGCGACGAGCAGGAAGTGGACCTGATGATGAACACGGCCGCGCCGATCTGGGACGGCAACGAGACCTGGCTGGTGCTCGGCGGCGCCGGCCTGTTCGCCGCCTTTCCGACGGCATATGCGGTGATCCTGTCGGGGCTGTATCTGCCGGTGCTGCTCATGGTGATGGCGCTCGTGTTTCGCGGCGTGGCGTTCGAATTCCGTTTCAAAGCGCATCGATCCCGGCGACTGTGGACGCTTTCATTCATTGGCGGATCGATCCTGACCGCATTCGCGCAAGGCATCATCCTGGGCGCGCTGGTGGAGGGCATGCCGCTGGAAAATGGCCGCTACATCGGCGGCGTGTTCGGCTGGTTCAGCCCGTTCACCATCCTCACCGGTGCGGCGCTGGTGTTTGGCTATGCGCTGCTCGGCAGCACCTGGCTCATCCTCAAGACCGAGGGCCGCACCCACACGCTTGCGCGGCAGCTGACCAAGCCGCTGGTCGGTGTGGTGGTCACCTTTGTTGTCCTGGTCAGCGCCTGGCTGCCGTTCCTGAGCTCGCACGTGATGGCGCGCTGGTTCGAACACGGCAACTTCTGGTGGCTGTCGCCGATACCACTGGTCACCGCCACGGTAGCGTTGGCGCTGTGGCGCAGCAGCGACAGCTCGCGCAGCGACGCCTCGCCCTTCCTGCTGGCGTTGGCGATCTTCGTACTGGGCTTTATCGGGCTGGTGCTGGGCATGTGGCCGTATCTGGTGCCGCCGAGATTTACGATCTGGCAGGCTGCCTCACCGCCTTCATCGCAAATCTTCCCGATGGTGGGGCTGATCGTGTTGTTGCCGCTGGTGCTCGGCTACACCGTCTGGTCGTATCGCGTATTCCGCGGCAAGATCGCCGCCGATGTCGGGTATCACCATCATCACTGA
- a CDS encoding DUF802 domain-containing protein → MFRTLVHVCVFLIGLLAVCWVGLGYLGSNPLGACVAAVIGACYVAGAVELYRYRQATTTLDTALAGVTTAPTALDAWLQQLHPSLRNAVRLRIQGARVALPAPVLTPYLVGLLVLLGMLGTLLGMMATLKGTGVALQSATDLQAIRGSLAAPVEGLAFAFGTSIAGVATSAMLGLLSALCRRERLQAVQRLDLKIAAELHPHSEAHQRGEVFKLQQQQSALMPALIDRLQALMTSIEQQSIAADERLARQQAEFHSRTEAAYARLATSMEQSLQAGVAASARAVGAALQPAMDATMASIARDTATLHERLTQAVQQQLDGISSGFERSAGSAATHWASALAAQQQAQAALNAQVQATLEQITLQTIALQEGVGTAVQQQLLGLSTGFEDSARTAAEHWQAALAAQERTQHGLGEQVQAALAQADQRSAALQDSVGEAVQQQLHALEQGIARSNATTAEHWTALLAEQRSATQSIGTQVQATLEQLALQATALQDGVRQAVQQQLEGLTTGFEASTAAAAAGWTSAVAEQQRANHVLIQDLQRSLTAFASTFDARSSALVDAVSARLDQSSNEATTAWTQALAQQQQAGAALANEHQRALAAASASFETQAAALVSSLQQSHGELQAALEARDTQRLALWSERFTSMSAALGSQWEQTGARVAQQQQTICDTLASTASELSTQAQAQASATISEVSRLMQIASEAPRAAADVVAELRQSLSESMVRDTAMLEERSRLLATLDTLLNAVNHASTEQRDAVDALVTTSADLLQRVGNQLTDQIGSETSKLGAVAAHVSGSAVEVASLGEAFGMAVHLFSSATGELNERLQHVANALDASLTRSDDQLAYYVAQAREVVDLSMLSQKQIIEELRQLDRGRGDDGAAEPA, encoded by the coding sequence ATGTTCAGAACTCTCGTACACGTGTGTGTGTTTCTCATCGGCCTGCTGGCGGTTTGCTGGGTCGGTCTCGGCTATCTGGGTTCCAACCCGCTGGGTGCCTGCGTTGCGGCGGTGATCGGCGCCTGCTACGTGGCCGGCGCAGTGGAGCTGTACCGCTATCGCCAGGCCACGACCACGCTGGACACCGCGCTCGCCGGGGTGACCACGGCCCCCACCGCGCTGGATGCGTGGCTGCAGCAACTGCACCCCAGCCTGCGCAATGCGGTGCGCCTGCGCATCCAGGGCGCACGCGTGGCCTTGCCGGCGCCGGTGCTCACGCCGTACCTGGTGGGTCTGCTGGTGTTGCTCGGTATGCTCGGCACCCTGCTCGGCATGATGGCCACGCTCAAGGGCACCGGCGTTGCGCTGCAGAGCGCTACCGACCTGCAGGCCATTCGCGGCTCGTTGGCCGCCCCGGTGGAAGGCCTGGCCTTCGCCTTCGGGACGTCCATCGCCGGCGTTGCCACCTCGGCCATGCTCGGCCTGTTGTCGGCGCTGTGCCGGCGCGAGCGCCTGCAGGCGGTACAGCGGCTGGACCTGAAGATCGCGGCCGAATTGCATCCGCATTCGGAAGCGCATCAGCGTGGCGAAGTGTTCAAGCTGCAGCAGCAACAAAGTGCCCTGATGCCCGCGCTGATCGATCGGCTGCAGGCGTTGATGACCAGCATCGAGCAGCAAAGCATCGCCGCAGACGAGCGCCTGGCCAGGCAGCAGGCCGAATTCCACAGCAGGACCGAGGCGGCATATGCGCGGCTGGCCACCTCGATGGAGCAGTCGTTGCAGGCCGGCGTCGCCGCTAGCGCACGCGCGGTCGGCGCGGCCCTGCAGCCGGCGATGGACGCCACCATGGCCAGCATCGCGCGCGACACCGCCACCTTGCACGAGCGGCTGACCCAGGCGGTGCAGCAGCAACTGGACGGCATCAGCAGCGGCTTCGAACGCAGTGCCGGCAGTGCCGCCACGCACTGGGCCAGCGCGCTGGCCGCACAGCAGCAGGCGCAAGCTGCCCTCAACGCACAGGTGCAGGCCACGCTGGAGCAGATCACCCTGCAGACCATCGCGTTGCAGGAGGGTGTGGGCACGGCCGTGCAACAGCAATTGCTCGGGCTCAGCACCGGCTTTGAAGACAGCGCGCGCACCGCGGCCGAGCACTGGCAGGCCGCACTGGCTGCGCAGGAGCGCACGCAGCATGGGCTCGGCGAACAGGTGCAAGCGGCCCTGGCGCAGGCCGACCAACGCAGCGCCGCGCTGCAGGACAGCGTTGGCGAGGCCGTGCAACAGCAGTTGCATGCGCTCGAGCAGGGCATTGCACGCAGCAACGCCACCACCGCCGAGCACTGGACAGCACTGCTGGCCGAACAACGCAGCGCCACCCAATCGATCGGCACGCAGGTGCAGGCCACGCTGGAACAACTGGCCCTGCAAGCCACCGCATTGCAGGACGGCGTCCGGCAGGCCGTGCAGCAGCAACTGGAAGGCTTGACCACCGGCTTCGAAGCAAGCACCGCCGCCGCCGCGGCAGGCTGGACCTCGGCGGTCGCCGAACAGCAGCGTGCCAACCACGTACTCATCCAGGACCTGCAGCGCAGCCTGACCGCATTCGCCAGCACCTTCGATGCACGCTCCAGCGCACTGGTCGATGCGGTGTCCGCGCGCCTGGACCAGTCCAGCAACGAGGCGACCACTGCCTGGACGCAGGCACTGGCGCAGCAGCAGCAGGCCGGCGCGGCATTGGCGAACGAGCATCAGCGCGCACTGGCTGCGGCAAGTGCCAGTTTTGAGACGCAGGCGGCCGCCCTGGTCAGCAGCCTGCAGCAGTCGCATGGCGAGTTGCAGGCCGCCCTGGAGGCACGCGACACCCAGCGCCTGGCGCTGTGGAGCGAACGCTTCACCAGCATGAGCGCGGCGCTGGGCAGCCAGTGGGAACAGACCGGCGCGCGCGTGGCGCAGCAGCAGCAGACCATCTGCGACACCCTGGCCAGCACGGCGAGCGAGTTGTCCACGCAGGCACAGGCGCAGGCCAGCGCCACCATCAGCGAAGTCTCGCGCCTGATGCAGATTGCCTCCGAAGCGCCCAGGGCCGCCGCCGACGTGGTGGCCGAACTGCGCCAGAGCCTGTCCGAGAGCATGGTGCGCGACACCGCCATGCTGGAAGAACGCAGCCGCCTGCTGGCCACGTTGGATACCTTGCTCAACGCGGTCAATCACGCCTCCACCGAACAACGCGACGCGGTGGATGCGCTGGTGACCACCTCGGCCGATCTGCTGCAGCGCGTGGGTAACCAGCTAACCGACCAGATCGGCAGCGAAACCAGCAAGCTCGGCGCGGTGGCTGCGCATGTCAGCGGCAGCGCGGTGGAAGTGGCCAGCCTGGGCGAGGCCTTCGGCATGGCGGTACACCTGTTCAGCAGCGCCACCGGCGAACTCAACGAACGCTTGCAGCACGTCGCCAATGCACTGGATGCTTCGCTGACACGCAGCGACGATCAACTGGCCTATTACGTGGCGCAGGCGCGCGAGGTGGTGGACCTGAGCATGCTGTCGCAGAAGCAGATCATCGAAGAACTGCGCCAGCTCGACCGTGGCCGCGGCGATGACGGCGCCGCGGAGCCGGCATGA